Proteins found in one Takifugu rubripes chromosome 15, fTakRub1.2, whole genome shotgun sequence genomic segment:
- the sod1 gene encoding superoxide dismutase [Cu-Zn], with protein sequence MAMKAVCVLKGAGDTSGTVYFEQENESAPVKLTGEIKGLTPGEHGFHVHAFGDNTNGCISAGPHYNPHNKTHAGPTDADRHLGDLGNVTAGADNIAKIDIKDSMLTLTGPYSIIGRTMVIHEKADDLGKGGNEESLKTGNAGGRLACGVIGITQ encoded by the exons ATGGCGATGAAGGCTGTGTGCGTGTTAAAAGGCGCGGGCGACACCAGCGGAACCGTGTATTTTGAGCAGGAG AACGAGTCTGCTCCTGTGAAGCTGACCGGGGAGATTAAAGGGCTGACCCCCGGAGAACACGGCTTCCACGTCCACGCTTTTGGAGACAATACGAATG GTTGCATCAGTGCAGGTCCTCACTACAACCCCCACAACAAGACCCACGCTGGGCCCACTGATGCCGACAG GCATCTTGGAGACCTGGGAAATGTGACTGCAGGAGCAGACAACATCGCCAAGATTGACATAAAAGACTCCATGTTGACCCTCACTGGCCCCTATTCTATAATTGGCAGGACCATGGTG ATCCACGAGAAGGCCGACGACCTGGGAAAAGGAGGCAACGAGGAGAGCCTGAAAACGGGGAACGCCGGGGGACGTTTGGCCTGCGGGGTCATCGGCATCACTCAGTAA